Proteins encoded within one genomic window of Burkholderiaceae bacterium:
- a CDS encoding UDP-N-acetylmuramoyl-dipeptide--2,6-diaminopimelate ligase, with amino-acid sequence MELLSNPAQASRWLHQRVRGTLWADSRQVGAGDGFIAWPGTATDGRRFVPAALDQGAAACLVEADGVAAFGFSSDAIAAYPGLKVATGPIAATYFEQPSHGLDVLAVTGTNGKTSIAWWLAQALSNSELNAKIPCGLVGTLGVGRPPRLVSTGMTTPDPVLLQREFRRFADQGLRACAIEASSIGLAERRLDGTRIRVALFTNLTQDHLDYHGTMHDYWLAKAELFRWPGLQAAVVNVDDAHGARLADSLRGGMLDVWTVSCEGRAARLTASDIGYAADAALSGLHFSVAEGGERHAIATQLIGHYNVSNLLCVIGGLRAMGVALHDAVRACTDLLPVPGRMECVTAPGQPLVAIDYAHTPDALDKALAALRPLAAARGGKLWCVFGCGGDRDRAKRPRMGAIAAANADRVTVTSDNPRSEDPRAIIEEILQGIADRSALVVQSDRARAIAETLIAVATADVVLLAGKGHEDYQEIAGVRRSFSDRAEAQRALAARGAGA; translated from the coding sequence ACCAGCGCGTGCGCGGCACGCTGTGGGCCGACAGCCGGCAGGTCGGCGCCGGCGACGGTTTCATCGCATGGCCCGGCACCGCGACCGACGGCCGGCGCTTCGTTCCCGCCGCGCTCGATCAAGGCGCTGCCGCCTGCCTGGTCGAGGCCGACGGCGTAGCCGCGTTCGGCTTTTCGAGCGATGCGATCGCCGCCTATCCGGGCCTGAAGGTCGCGACCGGGCCGATCGCCGCGACCTACTTCGAGCAGCCCAGCCATGGTCTCGATGTGCTCGCGGTCACGGGCACGAACGGCAAGACGTCGATCGCCTGGTGGCTCGCGCAAGCGCTATCGAATTCAGAGCTGAATGCCAAGATCCCATGCGGGCTTGTCGGAACTTTGGGTGTAGGTCGCCCGCCGCGGCTGGTGTCTACCGGCATGACCACGCCGGACCCGGTGCTGTTGCAACGCGAGTTTCGCCGCTTCGCGGACCAGGGCCTGCGCGCCTGTGCGATCGAGGCGTCGTCGATCGGCCTGGCCGAGCGCCGGCTCGACGGCACCCGGATCCGCGTCGCGCTGTTCACGAACCTGACCCAGGACCACCTGGACTATCACGGCACGATGCACGACTACTGGCTGGCCAAGGCCGAGCTGTTTCGCTGGCCAGGCTTGCAGGCTGCCGTCGTGAACGTCGACGATGCGCATGGGGCTCGGCTTGCGGACTCGCTGCGCGGCGGCATGCTCGATGTCTGGACCGTCTCGTGCGAGGGGCGCGCCGCGCGCCTGACTGCATCCGACATCGGCTATGCGGCCGACGCTGCCTTGTCCGGCCTGCACTTTTCGGTCGCCGAGGGCGGGGAGCGGCACGCGATCGCGACGCAGTTGATCGGGCACTACAACGTGTCGAACCTGCTGTGCGTGATCGGCGGCCTGCGCGCGATGGGTGTTGCGCTGCACGACGCGGTCCGGGCCTGCACTGACCTGCTGCCGGTGCCAGGGCGCATGGAATGCGTGACCGCGCCGGGCCAGCCGCTGGTCGCGATCGATTACGCGCACACACCCGACGCGCTCGACAAGGCGCTGGCGGCGCTCAGGCCGCTGGCCGCGGCGCGCGGCGGAAAGCTCTGGTGCGTGTTCGGCTGCGGCGGCGACCGCGACCGCGCCAAGCGGCCGCGCATGGGCGCGATCGCAGCGGCGAACGCCGATCGCGTGACCGTGACCAGCGACAACCCGCGCAGCGAAGACCCCCGCGCGATCATCGAGGAGATTTTGCAGGGCATCGCCGACCGGTCGGCGCTGGTCGTGCAGAGCGACCGCGCGCGGGCGATCGCCGAAACGCTGATTGCGGTGGCAACGGCCGACGTCGTGCTGCTCGCCGGCAAGGGGCACGAGGACTACCAGGAAATCGCCGGCGTACGCCGGTCGTTTTCCGATCGGGCCGAGGCGCAACGCGCACTCGCGGCCAGAGGGGCGGGTGCATGA
- a CDS encoding UDP-N-acetylmuramoyl-tripeptide--D-alanyl-D-alanine ligase, protein MTGAAQQRAGVAVPPMMTLGQAHAWLAGSRLVGDGGVPLVRVHSDTRTLQAGDLFVALRGERFDANDFLAEAKARGAAAAIAERGLAAAGLPGLEVADSRAALGALAAAWRARFDLPLIAVTGSNGKTTVTQMIAAILHAWLGEAAFATRGNLNNDVGLPLTLLQLRGTHRAAVVELGMNHPGEIATLAGIARPTVGLVNNAQREHQEFMATVEAVARENGSVIDALAPDGIAVFPSDDAYTPIWNALAAARRCIRFGADAGAEVSLAGTEWKQGHWQVGVRTPAGLLAFELHIAGRHNLRNALAAVSCALAAGAPSVAIAEGLGRFQPVAGRCRAFAILLSGREVTLVDDSYNANPDSVCAAIDLLAELPGPHLLVLGDMGEVGDQGPRFHAEVGAYARERGIGRLFTLGNQSAHAAASFGGGRHFAGDLDALLAAVRAEPQGVASVLVKGSRFMRMERVVDTLIEPRAGESGHAA, encoded by the coding sequence ATGACTGGCGCCGCGCAGCAGCGCGCCGGCGTCGCCGTGCCGCCGATGATGACCCTGGGCCAGGCCCACGCGTGGCTGGCCGGTTCGCGACTCGTCGGCGACGGCGGGGTGCCGCTCGTGCGCGTGCACAGCGACACGCGAACGCTGCAAGCCGGCGATCTGTTCGTCGCGCTGCGCGGCGAGCGCTTCGACGCGAACGACTTCCTGGCCGAGGCGAAGGCGCGCGGCGCCGCGGCGGCGATCGCCGAGCGGGGCCTCGCCGCGGCCGGCCTGCCCGGCCTCGAGGTCGCGGACAGCCGGGCCGCGCTGGGAGCACTGGCCGCCGCGTGGCGCGCGCGTTTCGATCTGCCGCTGATCGCGGTCACCGGCAGCAACGGCAAGACCACGGTGACGCAGATGATCGCAGCGATCCTGCACGCCTGGCTGGGCGAAGCCGCGTTCGCAACGCGCGGCAACCTGAACAACGACGTCGGCCTGCCGTTGACCCTGCTGCAACTGCGCGGCACGCACCGTGCGGCGGTGGTCGAACTCGGCATGAACCATCCGGGGGAGATCGCCACGCTCGCAGGCATCGCGCGGCCCACCGTCGGACTGGTGAACAACGCCCAGCGCGAACACCAGGAATTCATGGCGACCGTGGAGGCCGTCGCGCGCGAGAACGGCTCGGTGATCGACGCGCTGGCGCCGGATGGCATCGCGGTGTTTCCGTCCGATGACGCGTACACCCCGATCTGGAACGCGCTGGCGGCAGCGCGCCGCTGCATTCGTTTCGGCGCCGATGCCGGCGCCGAGGTCAGTCTGGCCGGTACCGAGTGGAAACAGGGGCATTGGCAGGTCGGGGTGCGAACGCCGGCCGGGCTACTTGCTTTCGAGCTCCACATCGCCGGCCGCCACAACCTGCGCAACGCGCTCGCCGCAGTCAGCTGCGCGCTGGCGGCCGGTGCGCCATCGGTCGCGATCGCCGAGGGGCTGGGGCGCTTTCAACCGGTCGCCGGGCGCTGTCGCGCGTTCGCCATCCTGCTTTCCGGGCGCGAAGTCACGCTGGTCGACGACAGCTACAACGCGAACCCGGACTCGGTGTGTGCCGCGATCGACCTGCTCGCCGAGCTGCCGGGCCCGCATCTGCTGGTGCTCGGCGACATGGGCGAGGTCGGCGACCAGGGCCCGCGCTTTCACGCGGAAGTCGGCGCCTATGCGCGCGAGCGCGGCATCGGGCGCCTGTTCACGCTGGGCAACCAGTCCGCGCATGCGGCCGCCAGTTTCGGCGGCGGCCGGCATTTCGCGGGCGACCTCGACGCGCTGCTGGCCGCGGTGCGCGCCGAACCGCAAGGCGTTGCCAGCGTGCTGGTCAAGGGCTCGCGCTTCATGCGGATGGAGCGCGTGGTCGACACGCTGATCGAGCCGCGAGCCGGGGAGTCGGGTCATGCTGCCTAG
- a CDS encoding Phospho-N-acetylmuramoyl-pentapeptide-transferase gives MLPSLAQWLQTLSPEFGVFRVFQYLTFRALMAAMTALLIGLVAGPYVIRRLSELKIGQPIRGYGLESHLSKSGTPTMGGVLILLSITISTLLWFNPSNRFVWIVLLVMLGFGAIGWVDDWRKVVNKDPEGMRSAEKYFWQSIIGLLAALYLVFSISESSNLQVLELFFHWVRSGFDVSLPPKAGLQVPFFKEVSYPLGVFGFVILSYLVIVGSSNAVNLTDGLDGLAIMPVVMVGSALGVFAYVTGSAVYSKYLLFPHITGAGELLVFCSAMAGAGLAFLWFNTYPAQVFMGDVGALGLGAALGTIAVIVRQEIVLAVMGGIFVVEAISVMAQVTYFKYTKRRYGEGRRILKMAPLHHHFEKSGWKETQVVVRFWIITMLLCLLGLSTLKLR, from the coding sequence ATGCTGCCTAGCCTCGCCCAGTGGCTGCAGACGCTGTCGCCCGAGTTCGGCGTGTTCCGCGTGTTTCAGTACCTGACCTTCCGCGCGCTGATGGCGGCGATGACCGCGCTGCTGATCGGTCTGGTCGCCGGACCTTACGTGATCCGGCGTCTGAGCGAACTCAAGATCGGCCAGCCGATCCGCGGCTATGGGCTGGAATCGCACCTCTCCAAGAGCGGCACGCCGACGATGGGCGGTGTGCTGATCCTGCTGTCGATCACGATCTCGACGCTGCTGTGGTTCAACCCGTCGAACCGCTTCGTCTGGATCGTGCTGCTGGTCATGCTTGGCTTCGGTGCGATCGGCTGGGTCGACGATTGGCGCAAGGTGGTGAACAAGGATCCGGAGGGCATGCGCTCGGCCGAGAAGTATTTCTGGCAGTCGATCATCGGCCTGCTCGCCGCGCTGTACCTGGTGTTCAGCATTTCCGAGAGCTCGAACCTGCAGGTGCTCGAGCTGTTCTTCCACTGGGTGCGCTCCGGGTTCGACGTGAGCCTGCCGCCGAAGGCCGGTCTGCAGGTGCCGTTCTTCAAGGAGGTCAGCTATCCGCTCGGCGTGTTCGGCTTCGTGATCCTGTCGTACCTGGTGATCGTCGGATCCAGCAACGCGGTGAACCTGACCGACGGGCTCGACGGGCTGGCGATCATGCCTGTGGTGATGGTCGGCTCCGCGCTGGGCGTGTTTGCTTACGTGACCGGCAGCGCGGTCTATTCGAAGTACCTGCTGTTCCCGCACATCACCGGGGCCGGCGAGCTGCTGGTGTTCTGCTCCGCGATGGCCGGCGCCGGCCTCGCGTTCCTGTGGTTCAACACCTACCCGGCGCAGGTGTTCATGGGCGACGTCGGTGCGCTCGGACTCGGCGCGGCCCTCGGCACGATCGCGGTGATCGTGCGCCAGGAAATCGTGCTCGCGGTGATGGGCGGGATCTTCGTGGTCGAGGCGATCTCGGTGATGGCGCAGGTGACCTACTTCAAATACACGAAGCGCCGCTACGGCGAGGGCCGGCGCATCCTGAAGATGGCGCCGCTGCACCATCATTTCGAGAAGAGCGGCTGGAAGGAAACGCAGGTCGTGGTGCGGTTCTGGATCATCACCATGCTGCTGTGCCTGCTCGGGCTGTCGACGCTGAAGCTGAGGTAG
- a CDS encoding UDP-N-acetylmuramoyl-L-alanine--D-glutamate ligase: protein MGTMDSRHVLILGLGASGLAMARWCARAGAQVTVADTRSAPPQLEALCRELPKARFIAGAFDAALLDGAPVDAVFKSPGLTPAAVATVIEATHARNIPAGGELTLFSEALAGLRGARGYAPHVLAVTGTNGKTTVTALTGQLLERAGQAVAVAGNIGPTLLDTLSARLDTDDLPQTWVLELSSFQLEGIAEFEPTAGAVLNLSQDHLDWHGSMQAYAAAKAGIFGRQALMVLNRDDPQVMAMLPAPAKGRGGRLVERGHLTFGADLPKRPGDFGIETVHGIAWLVRALPADAPARGEEPELHLQRLLPADALRIRGRHNAMNALAALALAGAAGAAIGPMLYGLREYRGEPHRVESVAIVQGVEYFDDSKGTNVGATVAALNGLGAERKLVVILGGDGKGQDFAPLAAPIARHARAAVLIGRDAPAVRAALASCGVPLLDADSMAQAVELAGAQARSGDAVLMSPACASFDMFDDYAHRARVFRGAVAARAAQQGIDLEGAA from the coding sequence ATGGGCACGATGGACTCCCGCCACGTATTGATCCTCGGCCTGGGGGCTTCGGGGCTTGCGATGGCGCGCTGGTGCGCGCGCGCGGGCGCGCAGGTCACGGTCGCCGACACGCGCAGCGCGCCGCCACAGCTGGAGGCGCTGTGCCGCGAGCTGCCGAAGGCCCGTTTTATCGCGGGCGCGTTCGACGCGGCGCTGCTGGACGGCGCGCCGGTCGATGCGGTGTTCAAGAGCCCGGGCCTGACACCGGCCGCGGTTGCTACAGTTATTGAAGCAACTCACGCAAGAAACATACCGGCTGGCGGCGAATTGACGCTGTTTTCCGAGGCGCTGGCCGGGCTGCGCGGCGCGCGCGGCTACGCGCCGCATGTGCTGGCCGTCACCGGCACCAACGGCAAGACCACGGTCACCGCGCTGACCGGCCAACTGCTCGAGCGCGCCGGACAGGCGGTGGCGGTCGCCGGCAACATCGGCCCGACCCTGCTGGATACGCTGTCGGCGAGGCTCGATACGGACGATCTGCCGCAGACCTGGGTGCTGGAACTGTCGAGCTTCCAGCTCGAAGGCATAGCCGAGTTCGAGCCGACGGCGGGGGCGGTGCTCAACCTCAGCCAGGACCATCTGGACTGGCACGGCAGCATGCAGGCCTATGCGGCGGCCAAGGCCGGCATCTTCGGCCGACAGGCGCTGATGGTGCTCAACCGCGACGATCCGCAGGTGATGGCGATGCTGCCGGCGCCGGCCAAGGGCCGCGGCGGCCGGCTGGTCGAACGCGGCCATCTGACGTTCGGCGCCGACCTGCCGAAGCGTCCCGGCGATTTTGGCATCGAGACCGTGCACGGCATCGCCTGGCTGGTGCGTGCGCTGCCGGCCGATGCGCCGGCGCGCGGCGAAGAGCCGGAACTGCACCTGCAGCGGCTGCTGCCGGCGGACGCGCTGCGCATCCGCGGCCGCCACAACGCAATGAATGCGCTGGCCGCGCTCGCGCTGGCGGGCGCGGCCGGCGCCGCGATCGGTCCGATGCTCTACGGCCTGCGCGAATACCGTGGCGAGCCGCACCGGGTCGAATCGGTAGCCATCGTGCAGGGCGTCGAGTACTTCGACGACAGCAAAGGCACGAACGTCGGTGCGACGGTCGCGGCGCTGAACGGGCTGGGCGCCGAGCGAAAACTCGTCGTGATCCTAGGCGGCGACGGCAAAGGACAGGACTTCGCGCCGCTCGCCGCGCCGATCGCGCGCCATGCGCGCGCCGCGGTGTTGATCGGACGCGACGCGCCGGCGGTGCGCGCCGCGCTCGCTTCCTGCGGCGTGCCGCTGCTCGACGCCGACTCGATGGCGCAGGCGGTGGAACTTGCTGGTGCCCAAGCGCGGTCGGGTGACGCGGTGCTGATGTCGCCCGCCTGCGCGAGCTTCGACATGTTCGACGACTATGCGCACCGCGCGCGGGTGTTCCGGGGCGCCGTCGCGGCGCGCGCCGCGCAGCAAGGCATCGATCTGGAGGGCGCCGCATGA
- a CDS encoding peptidoglycan glycosyltransferase FtsW — MNAGQRLSTWFGRGAPAAEGTLPVRVNGADFGRTRRVSAAVAGFDQPLLWVTVALLAWGLVMVYSATVAIPDNPRFTRYAPLHFLFMHLLSLAIGFVAALVTFQIPMNTWEKCARWLFVASLALLLLVLVPHLGKSVNGAQRWIGLGFMNFQPSELAKLAVLIYAADYMVRKMEVKERFFRAVLPMAVAVALTGVLLLAEPDMGAFMVIAVIAMGILFLGGVNARMFFLIAAVMLIAFALMVWMSEWRRERIFAYLNPWSEHNALGKGYQLSHSLIAIGRGEIFGVGLGGSVEKLHWLPEAHTDFLLAVIGEEFGLVGVLFVLGLFFWLTRRIMHIGRQAIALDRVFPGLVAQGVAIWIGFQAFINVGVNLGALPTKGLTLPLMSYGGSAILMNLIAIAIVLRVDYENRVLMRGGRV; from the coding sequence ATGAATGCCGGGCAACGGCTGTCGACCTGGTTCGGGCGCGGGGCGCCGGCTGCCGAGGGCACGCTGCCGGTGCGCGTCAACGGTGCCGACTTCGGACGCACCCGCCGCGTGAGCGCGGCGGTCGCCGGGTTCGACCAGCCGCTCTTGTGGGTCACGGTGGCGCTGCTCGCCTGGGGCCTGGTGATGGTGTATTCGGCGACGGTGGCGATCCCGGACAACCCGCGCTTTACCCGCTATGCGCCGCTGCATTTCCTGTTCATGCACCTGCTGTCACTCGCGATCGGCTTCGTCGCGGCGCTGGTCACGTTCCAGATCCCGATGAACACATGGGAGAAGTGCGCGCGCTGGCTGTTCGTCGCCTCGCTCGCGCTGCTGCTGCTGGTGCTGGTACCGCACCTGGGCAAGAGCGTGAACGGCGCGCAACGCTGGATCGGGCTCGGCTTCATGAACTTCCAGCCGTCGGAGCTGGCGAAGCTGGCGGTGCTGATCTACGCCGCCGACTACATGGTGCGCAAGATGGAGGTCAAGGAGCGCTTCTTCCGCGCCGTGCTGCCGATGGCCGTCGCGGTCGCGCTGACCGGCGTGCTGCTGCTGGCCGAGCCCGACATGGGCGCGTTCATGGTGATCGCGGTGATCGCGATGGGCATCCTGTTCCTCGGCGGCGTGAACGCGCGCATGTTCTTCCTGATCGCGGCCGTGATGCTGATCGCGTTTGCGCTGATGGTGTGGATGAGCGAATGGCGGCGCGAGCGCATCTTCGCCTACCTGAACCCGTGGAGCGAGCACAACGCGTTGGGCAAGGGCTACCAGTTGTCGCATTCGCTGATCGCGATCGGGCGCGGCGAGATCTTCGGCGTCGGCCTCGGCGGCAGCGTCGAGAAGCTCCATTGGCTGCCCGAGGCGCACACCGACTTCCTGCTGGCCGTGATCGGCGAGGAGTTCGGCCTGGTCGGCGTGCTGTTCGTGCTCGGTCTGTTCTTCTGGCTGACGCGCCGCATCATGCACATCGGCCGCCAAGCGATCGCGCTGGACCGGGTGTTTCCCGGCCTGGTCGCGCAAGGCGTCGCGATCTGGATCGGTTTCCAGGCCTTCATCAACGTCGGCGTGAACCTCGGCGCGCTGCCGACCAAGGGCCTGACCTTGCCGCTGATGAGCTACGGCGGATCGGCGATCCTGATGAACCTGATCGCGATCGCGATCGTGCTGCGCGTCGATTATGAAAACCGCGTGCTCATGCGCGGAGGCAGGGTATGA
- a CDS encoding UDP-N-acetylglucosamine--N-acetylmuramyl-(pentapeptide) pyrophosphoryl-undecaprenol N-acetylglucosamine transferase: MTAVLMLAQTSLPRMGEGQGGGEPNAARSAAPKATALVMAGGTGGHIFPGLAVAQALAERGWRVHWLGGRGRPGQPSMESQLVPPRGFAFEAIDFSGVRGKGLRTLLLLPLRLAKSFWQSAQVLRRVRPDVVLGLGGYISFPGGLMSVLQRRPLVLHEQNSVAGLANRVLARLAARVFTAFPGVLGRAQWIGNPLRAAFLRQPGPEQRFAGRSGPLRLLVVGGSLGARALNEVVPLALARIPLPERPRVRHQSGGGADGRQIDALRAQYAKAGVEAELTVFIDDTAQAFADADLILCRAGASTVTEIAAIGAAAVFVPFPSAVDDHQTRNAEFLVTQGAGWLLPQAELTPMGLAEMLRAMQRPELLRRALAAKQLAKTHATDDLVAACEELVP, from the coding sequence ATGACCGCAGTCCTGATGCTGGCGCAGACTTCCCTCCCCCGGATGGGGGAGGGTCAGGGTGGGGGAGAGCCCAATGCGGCGCGAAGCGCAGCGCCGAAGGCGACTGCGCTGGTCATGGCCGGTGGCACCGGCGGCCACATCTTCCCCGGGCTCGCGGTGGCGCAGGCGCTCGCTGAACGCGGCTGGCGCGTGCATTGGCTAGGCGGCCGTGGCCGCCCCGGCCAGCCGAGCATGGAAAGCCAGCTGGTGCCGCCGCGCGGCTTCGCGTTCGAGGCGATCGATTTCTCTGGCGTGCGCGGCAAGGGACTGCGCACGCTGTTGCTGCTGCCGCTGCGATTGGCCAAGTCGTTCTGGCAGAGCGCTCAGGTGTTGCGCCGGGTGCGGCCGGACGTGGTGCTGGGCCTGGGCGGCTACATCAGCTTTCCCGGCGGGCTGATGAGCGTGCTGCAGCGCCGCCCGCTGGTGCTGCACGAGCAGAACTCGGTCGCCGGCCTGGCGAACCGGGTGCTGGCCCGGCTCGCCGCGCGCGTGTTCACCGCGTTCCCCGGCGTGCTCGGGCGCGCTCAGTGGATCGGCAATCCGTTGCGCGCCGCGTTTCTGCGCCAGCCCGGACCGGAACAGCGCTTCGCCGGCCGCAGCGGCCCGCTGCGGCTGCTCGTCGTCGGCGGCAGCCTGGGCGCGCGCGCGCTGAACGAAGTGGTGCCGCTGGCACTGGCGCGGATCCCTCTGCCTGAGCGCCCGCGGGTGCGGCACCAGAGCGGCGGCGGCGCCGACGGGCGGCAGATCGACGCGCTGCGCGCGCAGTATGCGAAGGCCGGCGTCGAGGCCGAACTGACCGTGTTCATCGATGACACCGCGCAGGCCTTTGCCGACGCCGACCTGATCCTTTGCCGCGCCGGCGCGAGCACCGTGACCGAGATCGCCGCGATCGGCGCCGCCGCGGTGTTCGTGCCGTTCCCGTCGGCGGTGGACGACCACCAGACGCGCAACGCCGAGTTTCTGGTCACGCAGGGCGCCGGCTGGCTGCTGCCGCAGGCCGAACTCACGCCGATGGGCCTGGCCGAGATGCTGCGGGCGATGCAGCGCCCCGAACTGCTGCGCCGCGCGCTCGCAGCGAAGCAACTCGCGAAAACCCACGCCACCGACGACCTGGTCGCCGCCTGCGAGGAGCTGGTGCCTTGA
- a CDS encoding UDP-N-acetylmuramate--L-alanine ligase — translation MKHAIRHIHFVGIGGAGMSGIAEVLLNLGYTISGSDLAPSPVLGRLAALGITTYVGHAPAQVAGADAVVTSTAVRPDNPEVLAARERKIPVVPRALMLAELMRLKQGIAIAGTHGKTTTTSLVASVLAEGQLDPTFVIGGRLNSAAANAKLGGGDYIVVEADESDASFLNLLPVMAVVTNIDADHMETYGHDFERLKGAFVEFLQRMPFYGTAILCTDDAAVRDIVPMVSCPVTSYGLNDDAQVHAIDVRPVGGQMHFRVQRRNGVTLPDLDIVLNLAGEHNVRNALAAIAVAVELNVPDAAVVKALAEFKGVGRRFQRYGDAPASPENGGGRFALIEDYGHHPVEMAATMAAARGAFPGRRLVLAFQPHRYTRTRDCFEDFVKVLGQADAVLLTEVYAAGEPAIVAADGRSLARALRVAGKVEPLFVDDIAQLPAAIAANARGGDVVICMGAGSIGAVPGKVLDMLSNKEHTNEKGYGL, via the coding sequence TTGAAACACGCGATCCGTCACATTCATTTCGTCGGCATCGGCGGCGCGGGCATGAGCGGCATCGCCGAGGTGCTGCTGAACCTCGGCTACACGATCTCGGGCTCGGACCTGGCGCCGAGCCCGGTGCTGGGGCGGCTGGCCGCGCTCGGAATCACGACCTACGTCGGTCACGCGCCGGCGCAGGTGGCTGGCGCCGACGCCGTCGTGACCTCGACCGCGGTGCGGCCGGACAACCCCGAGGTGCTGGCGGCGCGCGAGCGCAAGATTCCGGTGGTGCCGCGCGCGCTGATGCTGGCGGAATTGATGCGGCTGAAGCAGGGCATCGCGATCGCCGGCACGCACGGCAAGACGACCACCACCAGCTTGGTCGCGAGCGTGCTGGCCGAAGGTCAGCTCGATCCGACCTTCGTGATCGGCGGGCGCCTGAACAGCGCCGCGGCGAACGCCAAGCTCGGCGGCGGCGACTACATCGTGGTCGAGGCCGACGAGTCGGACGCGTCGTTCCTGAACCTGCTGCCGGTGATGGCGGTGGTCACGAACATCGACGCCGACCACATGGAGACCTACGGTCACGACTTCGAGCGGCTCAAGGGCGCGTTCGTCGAATTCCTGCAGCGCATGCCGTTCTACGGCACCGCGATTCTCTGCACCGACGATGCCGCGGTGCGCGACATCGTGCCCATGGTGTCATGCCCGGTCACCAGCTACGGGCTGAACGACGACGCGCAGGTGCATGCGATCGACGTGCGCCCGGTCGGCGGCCAGATGCATTTCAGGGTGCAGCGGCGCAATGGCGTGACGCTTCCGGACCTGGACATCGTGCTGAACCTGGCCGGCGAGCACAACGTGCGCAACGCGCTGGCCGCGATCGCGGTGGCGGTCGAGCTGAACGTGCCCGATGCCGCGGTCGTCAAGGCGCTGGCCGAATTCAAGGGCGTGGGCCGGCGCTTCCAGCGCTACGGCGACGCGCCGGCGTCGCCCGAGAACGGCGGTGGCCGCTTCGCGCTGATCGAGGACTACGGCCATCATCCGGTCGAGATGGCGGCGACGATGGCCGCGGCGCGCGGCGCGTTTCCCGGGCGGCGTCTGGTGCTGGCGTTCCAGCCGCACCGCTACACGCGCACGCGCGACTGCTTCGAGGATTTCGTCAAGGTGCTCGGCCAGGCCGACGCGGTGCTGCTGACCGAGGTCTACGCGGCCGGCGAGCCGGCCATCGTCGCGGCGGACGGCCGCTCGCTGGCGCGGGCGCTGCGCGTGGCGGGCAAGGTCGAGCCGCTGTTCGTCGACGACATCGCGCAGCTGCCGGCGGCGATCGCCGCCAACGCCCGCGGCGGTGACGTGGTGATCTGCATGGGCGCCGGATCGATCGGCGCGGTGCCCGGCAAGGTGCTCGATATGCTATCAAATAAAGAGCATACAAATGAGAAAGGATACGGGCTATGA
- a CDS encoding D-alanine--D-alanine ligase, translated as MTQFLSSFGKIDGASLGKVAVLMGGDSAEREISLLSGRGVLAALRARGVDAHEFDPAGRALAELRGEGFARCFIALHGRHGEDGTVQGALELLGIPYTGSGVMASAIAMDKVMTKRLWVADGLPTPRHVVLAPGQQGRERVRTVPDELGLPLVVKPPHEGSSIGVTKVLGYSQMQDAVALSAQYDPDVLCEEFIAGEEVTCPVLGHGADACALPVIRIQAPDGAYDYQNKYFTDVVRYLCPSGLPAAEEREIQRIVLASYHSLGCRGWGRADLMIRAGDRRPFLLEMNTSPGMTSHSLVPMSARAAGISYEDLCVGVLALAALDDARTKGAGQGVA; from the coding sequence ATGACCCAGTTTCTTTCAAGTTTTGGGAAGATCGACGGCGCGTCGTTGGGCAAGGTTGCGGTGCTGATGGGGGGCGACTCGGCCGAGCGTGAGATCTCGCTGCTGTCCGGCCGCGGCGTGCTTGCCGCACTGCGCGCGCGCGGCGTCGACGCGCATGAATTCGATCCGGCGGGCCGCGCGCTCGCCGAGTTGCGCGGCGAAGGGTTTGCGCGCTGCTTCATCGCGCTGCACGGACGCCACGGCGAGGACGGCACGGTGCAGGGCGCGCTGGAACTGCTCGGCATTCCCTACACCGGCTCCGGCGTGATGGCGTCGGCGATCGCGATGGACAAGGTGATGACCAAGCGACTCTGGGTCGCTGATGGCCTGCCGACGCCGCGGCACGTGGTGCTGGCGCCCGGCCAGCAGGGGCGCGAACGGGTGCGCACCGTGCCCGACGAACTGGGGCTGCCGCTCGTCGTCAAGCCGCCGCACGAGGGCTCGTCGATCGGCGTGACCAAGGTGCTGGGTTATTCGCAGATGCAGGACGCGGTCGCGCTGTCGGCGCAGTACGACCCGGACGTGCTGTGCGAGGAGTTCATCGCCGGCGAGGAAGTGACCTGTCCGGTGCTTGGGCACGGCGCCGACGCCTGCGCGCTGCCGGTGATCCGGATCCAGGCCCCGGACGGCGCGTACGACTACCAGAACAAGTATTTCACCGACGTCGTGCGCTACCTGTGCCCGAGCGGGCTGCCGGCCGCCGAGGAGCGCGAGATCCAGCGCATCGTGCTCGCCTCGTACCACAGCCTCGGCTGCCGCGGCTGGGGCCGCGCCGACCTGATGATCCGCGCCGGCGACCGCAGGCCGTTCCTGCTCGAGATGAACACCTCGCCGGGCATGACCAGCCACTCGCTGGTGCCGATGTCGGCGCGCGCGGCCGGCATCAGTTACGAGGATCTGTGCGTGGGCGTGCTGGCGCTGGCCGCGCTGGACGATGCGCGCACCAAAGGCGCAGGGCAGGGCGTTGCATGA